In Bacillus sp. FJAT-45037, the following are encoded in one genomic region:
- a CDS encoding YitT family protein, which yields MINELKKLAVIIFSAFLLSVSLNFFLIPANVFASGFTGISQLLATTLPLSTGIILFLLNVPVAIIGWLKIGKSFTVYSFLNVVFTTFFLEMVPVINYSSDILLNAVFGGVIAAIGAGITLKVGASTGGIDVIVLIISRLSDRPVGIYFFLINGIIVLASGLMFDPEKALYTLVTLYATSRVIDAIHTRHVKLTAMIVTKKPEQLRQAIHERITRGITRLPAKGGYLADEKEVLMTVITRYELYELKHIIDSVDPEAFTNIVETAGIYGLFRKE from the coding sequence ATGATTAATGAACTAAAAAAACTTGCTGTCATTATTTTTTCCGCTTTTTTGTTATCTGTTTCATTAAATTTTTTCTTAATTCCAGCTAATGTGTTTGCTAGTGGATTCACGGGTATTTCACAATTACTTGCAACGACTCTGCCACTATCTACTGGAATTATTTTATTCTTACTGAATGTTCCTGTAGCCATTATTGGTTGGTTGAAAATAGGAAAGAGCTTTACAGTATATAGTTTTTTAAATGTAGTATTTACAACGTTCTTCCTTGAAATGGTCCCTGTTATTAATTATTCATCCGATATTTTATTAAATGCTGTTTTTGGTGGCGTGATCGCTGCCATCGGAGCTGGAATTACTTTAAAAGTCGGGGCTTCTACAGGGGGAATTGACGTCATCGTCTTGATCATATCGAGATTAAGTGATCGTCCAGTCGGCATTTATTTCTTTCTTATCAATGGAATTATTGTTCTTGCTTCAGGACTTATGTTTGACCCAGAAAAAGCTTTGTATACATTAGTTACGCTTTATGCGACATCGCGCGTCATTGATGCAATTCACACAAGACATGTCAAATTAACAGCTATGATTGTTACGAAAAAGCCTGAACAATTACGACAAGCGATTCATGAACGAATTACACGCGGGATTACAAGACTTCCTGCCAAAGGTGGTTACTTAGCCGATGAAAAAGAAGTATTGATGACGGTTATTACAAGATATGAGTTGTATGAACTGAAACATATCATCGATTCAGTGGACCCTGAAGCATTTACGAACATTGTAGAGACAGCGGGTATTTACGGGCTATTTAGAAAAGAATAA
- the yjfP gene encoding esterase: protein MIKLNHRRSWIDVITVKNETYSSIPVLHVVRADQNHNNKLPTIFFLHGFTSAKEHNLPIAYMLADKGFRVIMPDALHHGEREVEVSGNERNLLFWTIVQQSIKELNEIKEELFARSVIDLSSIGVSGTSMGAITTYGALTQYEWIDSAAAFMGTAYHEMFAKEQLSMLERQGHPIAKETKEELLADISQFDFSTQLEILSNRPLFIWHGEQDQVVPFHYSESLFNQLQTNDQQEKQRITFIREEQAGHKVSRSAMLAAVEWYCDQLHTENRKAPVR from the coding sequence ATGATTAAACTAAACCACAGAAGGAGTTGGATTGATGTGATCACAGTAAAAAATGAAACCTATAGTTCCATTCCTGTGTTACATGTAGTGAGAGCTGATCAGAATCATAACAATAAACTTCCCACGATCTTTTTCCTTCACGGGTTTACAAGTGCAAAAGAGCATAATTTGCCGATTGCTTATATGCTTGCAGACAAAGGATTTAGAGTGATCATGCCGGATGCTCTTCATCATGGAGAGCGTGAAGTTGAAGTGTCGGGTAATGAACGCAATCTGTTATTTTGGACAATTGTACAACAATCGATAAAAGAACTAAATGAGATAAAAGAAGAATTGTTCGCACGTTCTGTGATTGATTTAAGCTCTATTGGAGTAAGTGGGACATCGATGGGAGCCATTACAACTTATGGTGCGCTGACGCAATATGAGTGGATTGATTCGGCTGCGGCCTTTATGGGTACGGCTTATCATGAAATGTTTGCCAAGGAGCAGCTATCCATGCTCGAACGACAAGGACACCCTATTGCCAAAGAGACGAAAGAAGAGTTGCTAGCAGACATTTCTCAATTTGACTTCTCTACTCAGTTAGAGATCCTTAGTAACCGCCCACTCTTTATTTGGCACGGGGAACAAGACCAAGTCGTTCCGTTCCATTACTCAGAGTCTCTTTTTAACCAATTACAAACGAATGATCAACAGGAAAAGCAACGAATCACATTCATCAGAGAAGAACAAGCAGGTCACAAAGTGTCTAGAAGTGCGATGTTAGCAGCTGTCGAGTGGTATTGTGATCAACTCCACACGGAAAATAGAAAGGCTCCTGTAAGGTGA
- a CDS encoding carbohydrate ABC transporter permease — translation MKTTNSEPRSHNPNIATLLSVVPGLGQFYNRRYAKGSAFFILFAAFFGVFYNFLNIGFWGLFTLGTVPRVDDSRLLLAQGIMSLILMSFAILFYVINHVDARKDAKRIQQGWTAPSFREGFRHAYDKSFPYLLTAPGLLLLIFTVVFPLMYMVGLAFTNYSLYNAPPRNLLEWIGFKNFIDLVTVPIWRDTFFSVLSWTLVWTFVATSLQIILALFLAILVNDPRIKGKKLIRTVLILPWAVPGFVTILIFSAMFNDNFGAINRDILMPLFGGDGIPWMSDPFWAKTALIMIQVWLGFPFVFALFTGILTSISSDWYEAADMDGANRLQKFRFITLPHVLFATAPLLIMQYSFNFNNFNIIYLFNQGGPAVRGQNAGGTDILISWVYGLTFETNQYGMAAAISIIIGIMVATFAFFQFRRSRSFKEEGSV, via the coding sequence ATGAAAACAACTAACAGTGAACCGCGTTCGCACAACCCAAATATTGCTACACTTCTTTCCGTTGTGCCTGGTTTAGGGCAATTTTACAACCGCCGTTATGCAAAAGGATCGGCCTTCTTTATTCTCTTTGCAGCCTTCTTTGGCGTATTTTATAATTTTTTGAATATCGGTTTTTGGGGCTTATTCACATTAGGAACAGTACCGAGAGTAGATGATTCGAGGTTGCTTCTAGCCCAAGGGATTATGTCTTTAATCCTAATGTCATTTGCGATCTTGTTCTATGTTATTAACCATGTGGATGCACGCAAGGATGCAAAGAGAATCCAACAAGGTTGGACGGCACCAAGCTTTCGAGAAGGGTTTCGTCATGCCTATGACAAGAGTTTCCCTTATTTACTAACGGCGCCTGGATTATTACTATTAATTTTCACAGTCGTATTTCCCTTAATGTATATGGTTGGTTTGGCTTTTACAAACTACAGCTTATACAACGCTCCGCCAAGAAACCTACTAGAGTGGATTGGCTTTAAAAACTTTATTGATCTTGTAACGGTTCCAATTTGGAGAGATACATTTTTCTCAGTATTATCTTGGACACTTGTTTGGACGTTTGTAGCAACATCACTACAAATTATTTTAGCCTTATTTCTTGCCATACTCGTCAATGATCCGCGAATTAAAGGAAAGAAATTAATTCGTACTGTTCTAATATTACCTTGGGCAGTACCGGGTTTTGTGACCATCTTAATTTTTTCAGCTATGTTTAACGATAATTTCGGTGCAATTAACCGTGATATTCTTATGCCGCTGTTTGGAGGAGACGGAATTCCTTGGATGAGTGATCCTTTCTGGGCTAAAACGGCACTAATTATGATTCAAGTTTGGTTAGGCTTCCCATTTGTATTTGCTTTATTCACCGGAATTTTGACAAGTATTTCAAGTGATTGGTATGAAGCTGCTGATATGGATGGAGCGAATCGCCTTCAAAAATTCCGCTTTATTACATTGCCACATGTCTTGTTTGCTACGGCACCGTTATTGATTATGCAGTATTCATTTAACTTTAATAACTTTAATATTATTTACTTATTTAACCAAGGTGGACCTGCTGTTCGGGGACAAAATGCAGGTGGGACAGACATTTTGATCTCATGGGTGTACGGTCTTACTTTTGAAACGAATCAGTACGGTATGGCTGCTGCAATTTCAATCATTATCGGAATAATGGTTGCAACTTTTGCCTTCTTCCAGTTCCGTCGTAGTCGTTCCTTTAAAGAGGAGGGAAGCGTATAA
- a CDS encoding rhodanese-like domain-containing protein has translation MKNEQDGIRQVEVEELKEMLKQKDSSLIIDVRELDEYEESHIPGVPLIPMHTIPAHLGKLDQTKSYVFVCRSGARSQNVARFLKENGFDHVQNFAGGMLGWDGERATGLEWVVEEIDELYR, from the coding sequence ATGAAAAATGAACAAGATGGAATTAGGCAAGTGGAAGTTGAAGAGCTTAAAGAGATGCTTAAACAAAAGGATTCGTCTCTTATTATTGACGTTCGTGAATTAGATGAGTATGAAGAAAGCCATATTCCTGGTGTACCGCTGATCCCTATGCATACGATTCCAGCGCATCTTGGAAAATTAGATCAAACGAAATCATATGTTTTTGTTTGTCGCAGTGGGGCAAGAAGTCAGAATGTCGCAAGGTTCTTAAAAGAAAATGGTTTCGATCACGTTCAAAATTTCGCCGGGGGAATGTTAGGCTGGGATGGTGAACGAGCGACAGGGCTTGAATGGGTAGTAGAAGAAATCGATGAATTGTATCGTTAA
- a CDS encoding extracellular solute-binding protein yields the protein MKLRSFLLFLVMSLTIAALVACGPDREEEATPAPAEGEDGEATTEVEKPDTLTMWVNDEDAQLDAYDEITARFTEEYGIDVDITPFSMLEQTDALSLDAASGGGPDLFFQPNDRMGDIYLQGLAAELELTEEQLAGYPEGALQALSYEGAQLGIPAVIETYGLMYNTDLVPEAPETIEELEQIAADLTDASADEYGFLMEGTNFYFLYPFLEATGGYVFNQDADGAYDNTDLGLANEGAVAGAERIQNWFEEGYLPQGITGDVMNGLFEAGKVGAVVTGPWNIPNYSQALGDSLAVAPLPQIDGENLASFSGVKGWLVNEYSENIEWATELALFITNAESVTTYFEVAGELPARSDVEIDDELRAGLVEQAEYAVPMPNIPAMSQVWDPMADAFEFISQGQDAQEVLEEAVEQIKEQIQLTEGAN from the coding sequence ATGAAATTACGTTCATTCTTATTGTTTTTAGTAATGTCACTGACAATTGCAGCTTTAGTAGCATGTGGTCCAGATCGTGAAGAAGAAGCAACTCCAGCTCCAGCAGAAGGTGAAGATGGGGAAGCAACAACAGAGGTTGAAAAGCCTGACACATTAACAATGTGGGTAAATGATGAAGATGCACAACTTGATGCATACGATGAAATTACGGCTCGTTTCACAGAAGAATATGGGATTGATGTAGACATTACTCCATTTTCAATGCTTGAGCAAACGGATGCATTATCACTTGATGCAGCATCTGGTGGCGGCCCAGATTTATTCTTCCAACCTAATGATCGCATGGGTGATATCTACCTACAAGGATTAGCAGCAGAACTTGAACTAACAGAAGAGCAGTTAGCAGGTTACCCTGAAGGTGCACTTCAAGCACTTAGCTATGAAGGTGCTCAGCTTGGTATTCCAGCTGTGATTGAAACTTACGGCTTAATGTACAACACAGATCTTGTTCCAGAAGCTCCAGAAACAATTGAAGAGTTAGAGCAAATTGCAGCAGATTTAACAGATGCTTCTGCTGATGAGTATGGATTCTTAATGGAAGGTACTAACTTCTATTTCTTATATCCTTTCCTAGAAGCAACTGGCGGTTATGTATTTAACCAAGATGCTGATGGTGCATATGACAACACAGATCTAGGTCTAGCAAATGAAGGCGCGGTTGCAGGTGCAGAGCGCATTCAAAATTGGTTTGAAGAAGGTTACTTACCACAAGGTATTACTGGTGATGTAATGAACGGTCTGTTTGAAGCTGGTAAAGTTGGAGCAGTTGTAACTGGACCTTGGAACATTCCTAACTACTCTCAAGCACTAGGAGATAGTTTAGCGGTAGCTCCACTTCCTCAGATTGACGGTGAAAATTTAGCATCATTTTCTGGTGTTAAAGGTTGGTTAGTTAACGAGTATAGCGAAAACATCGAGTGGGCAACAGAGCTTGCGCTATTTATTACAAATGCTGAAAGTGTAACAACATATTTTGAAGTAGCTGGTGAGCTTCCTGCTCGTTCAGATGTTGAAATTGATGATGAGTTACGCGCAGGTTTAGTAGAACAAGCTGAGTACGCTGTTCCAATGCCAAACATCCCAGCAATGTCTCAAGTTTGGGACCCAATGGCAGATGCATTTGAATTTATTTCTCAAGGTCAAGACGCACAAGAAGTATTAGAGGAAGCGGTAGAACAAATTAAGGAGCAAATTCAGTTAACTGAAGGTGCTAACTAA
- a CDS encoding DUF3941 domain-containing protein, producing MSHTGDANKKKKDSNAINAQKNRQVEKNAYQGKHADSKEPDHL from the coding sequence ATGTCTCACACAGGTGATGCAAACAAAAAGAAAAAAGATTCCAACGCCATTAATGCTCAAAAAAACAGACAAGTAGAAAAGAATGCTTATCAAGGTAAACATGCTGACTCTAAAGAGCCAGATCATTTATAA
- a CDS encoding AI-2E family transporter, with translation MPQSKAFRFGVWLVLIFLVIYLGSLVDWIFKPVVVLVQTLFAPIVLAGVLFYLLRPFVNLLARKIPRGLAILILYLTVIGLITILFFVIGPELQSQFTSLTTNWPSFMNEIRGMIIAVQENEYISRFQDSENLSLDEITSTLEEYLSGIMSSIGTNIASFIGFIANVVIVLIIIPFVLYYMLKEGEKAPNQVLRLLPRKQKKEGERILSDMDHALSSYLQGQIIVSICVGVLVYIGYLIIGIEYPLVLALIAMFTNVIPFVGPWIGTFPGVIVGFLDSPFTALLVIIVVVVVQQIESNLISPQVMGKKLDIHPLTIILLLLVASRFAGLLGLLLAVPTYAVGKVIVMHTYRLLRLRNGPID, from the coding sequence ATGCCTCAAAGTAAAGCATTTCGTTTTGGTGTTTGGTTAGTGTTAATCTTTTTAGTCATCTATTTAGGTTCGCTTGTAGACTGGATCTTTAAGCCGGTTGTCGTGCTAGTACAAACATTATTTGCACCGATCGTGTTGGCAGGTGTACTGTTCTACTTACTGCGACCATTTGTAAATCTTTTAGCTCGGAAAATCCCTAGAGGACTGGCTATTTTAATTCTTTACTTAACAGTCATTGGACTAATTACCATTCTTTTCTTCGTTATTGGGCCGGAACTGCAAAGTCAGTTCACGAGTCTAACGACGAATTGGCCATCATTCATGAACGAAATTCGTGGAATGATTATTGCTGTTCAAGAGAATGAGTACATTTCCAGGTTCCAAGATAGTGAGAACTTGTCCTTGGATGAAATTACATCAACACTTGAAGAATATTTATCAGGGATTATGTCTAGTATTGGAACTAATATTGCGAGCTTCATCGGTTTTATTGCCAATGTCGTTATCGTTTTAATCATCATTCCTTTCGTCCTTTATTATATGTTAAAAGAGGGTGAGAAGGCCCCTAATCAAGTATTGCGCTTATTACCTAGAAAGCAGAAAAAAGAAGGAGAACGGATTCTTTCAGATATGGATCATGCATTAAGCTCTTACCTTCAAGGGCAAATCATTGTTAGTATTTGTGTAGGGGTTCTTGTTTATATCGGTTATTTAATCATCGGTATTGAATACCCGCTAGTGCTCGCATTGATTGCGATGTTTACAAATGTGATCCCTTTTGTAGGACCATGGATTGGAACATTTCCAGGGGTAATCGTCGGATTTCTTGATTCTCCATTTACAGCGTTGCTCGTTATTATTGTAGTGGTTGTCGTGCAACAAATTGAAAGTAACTTAATTTCCCCTCAGGTTATGGGAAAGAAGTTAGACATTCACCCGTTAACCATTATCTTACTCTTGCTTGTGGCGAGTCGGTTTGCAGGACTACTCGGATTATTATTAGCCGTACCAACGTATGCAGTTGGTAAAGTCATTGTGATGCATACGTACCGCTTGTTACGATTAAGAAATGGACCCATTGATTAA
- a CDS encoding lmo0937 family membrane protein — translation MWTILIVILILWILGFSFEIAGNLIHILLVIALVLFIIRLVTGRKA, via the coding sequence ATGTGGACCATCTTAATTGTTATTTTAATTCTCTGGATTTTAGGATTTAGTTTCGAGATTGCCGGAAATTTAATCCATATTTTACTTGTCATTGCATTGGTCTTGTTTATTATACGCTTAGTTACAGGAAGAAAAGCTTGA
- a CDS encoding sugar ABC transporter permease produces MNRKLKSNLEVAGIYGIIAIMFIIIGYPLLWTIGLSLNPGTSLYGAKMIPDNISFTHYEWLFTNPRSNYLTWYKNTLIVAVCTSVLSTFTVALVAYAFSRYRFTGRTYGLYAFLMLQMFPVLMAMVALYILLNTVNLLDTLTGLIIIYVGTSIPMNAFLVKGYFDTIPNELDESAKLDGAGHFRIFFTIMLPLAKPILAVVALFNFMTPFMDFILPRIILRSPENFTLALGLFNFVNDQFANNFTRFAAGAILIAIPIATVFLLLQRYLVTGLTSGATKG; encoded by the coding sequence ATGAACCGCAAATTAAAATCAAACTTAGAAGTAGCAGGTATATATGGAATTATTGCTATCATGTTCATTATTATTGGGTACCCATTGCTGTGGACGATTGGATTATCATTAAACCCTGGTACAAGTCTTTACGGTGCTAAGATGATTCCTGATAATATTTCATTTACGCATTATGAGTGGTTGTTTACAAATCCGAGAAGTAACTACTTAACCTGGTACAAAAACACGTTAATTGTCGCTGTATGTACGTCGGTTTTATCAACATTCACTGTAGCGTTAGTTGCTTACGCCTTCTCGCGTTACCGCTTCACAGGTAGAACATATGGTCTATATGCATTCTTAATGCTTCAAATGTTCCCCGTGTTAATGGCGATGGTTGCCTTGTACATTTTATTAAATACTGTAAACCTACTTGATACGTTAACAGGATTAATCATTATTTATGTCGGAACGTCCATTCCGATGAATGCCTTCTTAGTTAAAGGGTACTTCGATACGATTCCTAATGAGTTAGATGAATCGGCTAAGCTTGATGGTGCCGGGCACTTCCGTATTTTCTTTACGATTATGCTCCCACTAGCTAAGCCCATATTAGCAGTTGTTGCATTATTTAACTTCATGACACCATTTATGGACTTTATCTTGCCGCGAATTATTTTAAGAAGTCCAGAGAACTTCACATTGGCGTTAGGATTGTTTAACTTTGTCAATGATCAATTTGCGAATAACTTTACACGATTTGCAGCAGGTGCAATCTTAATTGCTATTCCGATTGCAACAGTGTTCTTATTATTACAACGTTACCTCGTTACAGGTTTAACATCTGGAGCAACAAAAGGATAA
- a CDS encoding BsuPI-related putative proteinase inhibitor has translation MKNRWLLFLSVVCFMTIMGACGQAVTNNDELVEGEEAMDTNDDWNVQADATQLEDGEVLVDIDVVNQMEEGASLDFTSGQIYEIVFVNEDGEEQYRFSHDMMFTMALTQVDFEAGETKTYQETIRAKGWGQGLYTVNIEVVAAAVNGEELTNKEFFKAETTVEIN, from the coding sequence ATGAAAAATAGATGGCTTTTATTTCTTAGTGTCGTTTGTTTCATGACGATCATGGGGGCTTGCGGGCAAGCTGTAACAAACAACGATGAACTAGTTGAAGGAGAAGAGGCGATGGATACGAACGACGATTGGAACGTTCAAGCGGATGCGACACAATTAGAAGATGGAGAAGTTCTTGTTGACATTGATGTGGTTAATCAAATGGAAGAGGGAGCGTCTCTTGATTTTACATCTGGACAGATTTATGAAATCGTCTTTGTTAACGAAGATGGAGAAGAGCAATATCGTTTTTCTCATGACATGATGTTTACGATGGCTTTGACTCAAGTAGATTTTGAAGCAGGAGAAACTAAAACGTATCAAGAAACAATTCGTGCAAAAGGTTGGGGTCAAGGCCTCTATACAGTTAATATTGAAGTTGTGGCTGCGGCAGTAAATGGAGAAGAGTTAACAAACAAAGAATTCTTTAAGGCTGAAACGACTGTTGAGATAAACTAA
- a CDS encoding glycoside hydrolase family 13 protein, translating into MSKQWWKESVVYQIYPRSYADSNGDGMGDLQGIINKLDYLKWLGIDVIWLSPVYDSPNDDNGYDIRDYYAIMKEFGSMEDWEHMLSEIHQRGMKLIMDLVVNHSSDECEWFVNSASSKTSPYRDYYIWKQGSSGQEPNNWESHFSGSAWQYHEETDEYFLHLFSKKQPDFNWENESLRQEIYKMMTWWLDKGIDGFRMDVINMISKAEGLPNAEVTRETPYQSAGDKFLNGPHVHTYLKEMNEQVLSKYNIMTVGETPGVTPDDAALYTGDDRNELNMVFQFDHMDVDSGPGGKWDIKPWTLTELRTILDGWQVGLQGRGWNSLYLNNHDQPRMVSRFGDDKEYRQESAKMLATFLHTLQGTPYIYQGEEIGMTNVQFDSIDDYEDIETLNMYKDFVNERGIDQAEILNKIHIKGRDNARTPMQWDASPHAGFTTGTPWLKVNPNYEVINVEQAKADKESILHYYRRLIKLRKEYPIMVYGNYEPLQVDHAGVYSYIRKLDQEKLLVLLNFTKEEQSYKVPTGWTEETTTLLITNQKRVDDTLHENMVLQPYEACVYFIK; encoded by the coding sequence ATGAGCAAGCAATGGTGGAAAGAAAGCGTAGTTTACCAGATCTATCCGCGAAGTTATGCAGATAGCAATGGAGATGGAATGGGTGACTTACAAGGTATTATTAATAAATTAGATTATCTAAAATGGCTAGGAATTGATGTGATCTGGTTAAGTCCAGTCTATGATTCTCCAAACGATGATAATGGATATGATATTAGAGATTATTATGCCATCATGAAAGAGTTTGGTTCGATGGAAGACTGGGAGCATATGCTCTCAGAGATTCATCAACGTGGGATGAAGTTGATTATGGACTTAGTTGTCAATCATTCAAGTGATGAGTGCGAGTGGTTTGTCAATTCGGCCTCATCTAAAACAAGCCCATACCGTGATTATTATATTTGGAAGCAAGGTAGCAGTGGCCAAGAGCCGAACAACTGGGAATCTCATTTTAGCGGGTCGGCTTGGCAGTATCACGAGGAGACAGATGAGTATTTCCTTCATCTTTTCTCTAAGAAACAACCAGACTTCAACTGGGAAAATGAATCTTTGCGTCAAGAGATCTACAAGATGATGACATGGTGGCTTGATAAAGGAATTGATGGATTTAGAATGGACGTCATCAATATGATCTCAAAAGCTGAAGGGCTTCCGAATGCCGAAGTGACGAGAGAAACGCCTTATCAATCAGCCGGTGACAAGTTTTTAAATGGTCCGCATGTTCATACTTATTTAAAGGAAATGAACGAACAAGTTTTATCGAAATACAACATCATGACAGTTGGTGAAACACCAGGAGTCACACCAGATGACGCTGCATTGTACACAGGTGACGATCGAAATGAATTAAATATGGTCTTCCAATTTGATCATATGGATGTAGACTCAGGACCTGGCGGAAAATGGGACATCAAGCCTTGGACACTAACTGAGTTAAGAACAATCTTAGATGGTTGGCAAGTTGGTTTGCAAGGTCGAGGGTGGAATAGCTTATACCTTAACAATCATGATCAACCACGAATGGTATCGAGATTCGGAGATGATAAGGAGTATCGTCAAGAGTCTGCTAAAATGCTTGCGACATTTCTCCATACTTTGCAAGGTACCCCTTACATTTACCAAGGTGAAGAGATTGGGATGACGAACGTTCAATTTGACTCGATTGATGATTACGAAGATATCGAAACATTAAATATGTACAAAGACTTTGTCAACGAACGTGGCATCGATCAAGCAGAAATCTTAAATAAGATTCACATAAAAGGACGCGATAATGCCCGTACACCGATGCAATGGGATGCTTCACCGCATGCTGGATTTACAACGGGGACACCGTGGCTAAAAGTAAATCCTAACTATGAAGTGATTAATGTCGAGCAAGCAAAAGCAGACAAAGAGTCCATTTTGCATTATTACCGTCGATTAATTAAGCTTCGTAAGGAATATCCGATAATGGTTTATGGAAACTACGAGCCGTTACAGGTTGATCATGCAGGCGTTTACAGTTATATTAGAAAGTTAGACCAAGAAAAATTACTCGTGTTGTTAAACTTCACGAAAGAAGAGCAGTCGTATAAGGTACCAACTGGATGGACTGAAGAAACGACAACATTACTTATTACCAATCAAAAAAGAGTAGACGACACTTTACATGAGAACATGGTCTTACAACCGTATGAAGCATGTGTGTACTTCATAAAATAA
- a CDS encoding LacI family DNA-binding transcriptional regulator, producing MAVTIKDVARLANVAPSTVSRVIANSSRISERTKERVREAMEELGYHPNFNARSLVNQQTNTLGVIIPSSAKIAFQNPFFPEVIRGITSKAYLEKFGLYLSTGQTENEILDEVRQMVQSRRVDGILLLYSKIDDKVINYLIEEDFPFVLIGRPHEAEAMNVSYVNNDNLKAAKTVTEYLVLLGHEEIGFVGGNLDYVVTKDHKEGYQQALQKAGIESKDEYAVYYDEIQEGGQEAVIELMSLKKPPTALVVADDLMALGVLRMLDEMEISVPEEMSVVSFNNVMLSELSSPPLTTVDIHIYELGFQATDCLIKKIHDPKQPTKKVIVPHKFIKRQTCRKRVVQKEVSS from the coding sequence ATGGCGGTTACAATTAAGGATGTTGCTAGGCTTGCAAATGTGGCTCCTTCTACTGTTTCAAGGGTTATCGCCAATAGCTCTAGAATTAGTGAACGAACGAAGGAGCGTGTGAGGGAAGCGATGGAGGAACTTGGTTATCATCCAAATTTCAATGCGCGGAGCCTTGTCAATCAACAAACCAATACATTAGGAGTCATTATTCCAAGCTCAGCAAAGATTGCCTTTCAAAATCCATTCTTTCCTGAGGTTATTCGAGGGATTACTTCTAAAGCATATCTTGAAAAATTTGGCTTGTATCTATCAACAGGTCAAACGGAAAATGAGATCTTAGATGAAGTTCGTCAAATGGTTCAAAGTAGACGTGTGGACGGGATTTTGCTATTGTACTCAAAAATTGATGATAAAGTCATTAACTATTTAATAGAAGAAGATTTTCCATTCGTATTAATTGGTCGTCCGCATGAAGCAGAGGCGATGAATGTAAGTTATGTGAACAACGATAACTTAAAAGCCGCAAAAACAGTGACTGAATATCTCGTGTTATTAGGTCATGAAGAGATTGGTTTTGTTGGTGGTAATCTCGATTATGTTGTGACAAAAGATCATAAAGAAGGCTATCAACAGGCGCTACAAAAAGCAGGAATTGAATCCAAGGATGAGTATGCGGTGTACTATGATGAAATTCAAGAAGGTGGGCAAGAGGCTGTTATTGAATTAATGTCACTAAAAAAGCCACCAACTGCTCTTGTCGTTGCTGATGATCTAATGGCTTTAGGCGTGTTGAGAATGTTAGATGAGATGGAGATATCTGTACCTGAAGAAATGTCAGTCGTTAGTTTCAACAATGTCATGCTCTCAGAACTATCCTCTCCTCCTTTGACTACGGTCGATATCCACATTTATGAACTAGGCTTTCAAGCTACGGATTGCTTAATCAAAAAAATACATGACCCGAAGCAACCGACAAAGAAAGTCATTGTCCCTCATAAATTTATTAAACGCCAAACCTGTCGTAAGCGTGTAGTACAGAAGGAAGTTAGCTCCTAA